Proteins found in one Gemmatimonadales bacterium genomic segment:
- the tmk gene encoding dTMP kinase, which yields MTGVFVVLEGPEGAGKTTLARYLAERLRAAGIEPVLVREPGGTTAAEALRAELLHDEREWTPEAELLYIAAARADLVAKVIRPALTSGRMVLSDRYDLSTHAYQVAGRGLPEPQVAWVNRAATGGLTPRLTLVLDVPPAVGRERQLGSGKAQDRLDREGEAFHERVAQAYRAATGPGIVHLDATQRPDQLGDAAWQAVVRACPDLVGATV from the coding sequence ATGACCGGCGTGTTCGTCGTGCTGGAAGGTCCGGAAGGTGCCGGGAAAACCACCCTGGCGCGCTATCTGGCCGAGCGACTTCGCGCGGCGGGGATCGAGCCGGTTCTGGTGCGTGAGCCCGGAGGCACCACGGCGGCCGAAGCCTTGCGGGCCGAGCTGTTGCACGACGAGCGGGAGTGGACGCCGGAAGCGGAGCTGCTCTACATCGCCGCCGCGCGTGCGGACCTGGTGGCCAAGGTCATCCGTCCGGCCCTGACATCCGGTCGCATGGTGCTCTCGGATCGCTATGATCTATCGACCCATGCCTACCAGGTTGCTGGTCGAGGCTTGCCGGAGCCACAGGTCGCCTGGGTCAACCGGGCGGCGACCGGAGGCCTGACGCCGCGGCTGACCCTGGTGCTCGACGTGCCGCCTGCGGTCGGCCGGGAGCGACAGCTGGGCAGCGGAAAAGCGCAGGATCGACTCGACCGTGAGGGTGAGGCCTTTCACGAGCGGGTGGCCCAGGCGTACCGTGCGGCAACCGGTCCGGGCATCGTTCACCTGGATGCTACTCAGCGACCGGACCAGCTGGGTGACGCAGCATGGCAGGCCGTGGTGCGGGCCTGTCCGGACCTTGTCGGAGCGACGGTGTGA
- a CDS encoding DUF2520 domain-containing protein, which yields MTIIVGAGRMGRGLGQLLVDRGASVRFAVRAPRSGLPAPFGLRTDAATYRGGRWIILATPDDAIRPTAADIGALGVIARTSVIFHLSGARGTADVLKPLRLTGAALGSFHPLQSLAVPATAVERLPGSFVGIEGDPRAVRAARRLARFLDMTPVAIPERGRAAYHAAATFVSGYVTALYGTAVEIAVEAGVEARAARRMFRPLLEGTVANLGLLPPARAMTGAVPRGDLATVEAHLAALHGEHREVYAAMGRAAAALARTLPDASPRLDAIVRTLSGKPRGRR from the coding sequence ATGACCATTATCGTCGGCGCCGGCCGGATGGGCCGGGGCCTGGGCCAACTCCTCGTCGATCGAGGGGCTTCGGTTCGCTTTGCCGTTCGGGCGCCCCGAAGCGGACTGCCGGCGCCCTTCGGGTTGCGCACCGATGCCGCCACGTATCGGGGTGGGAGGTGGATCATCCTGGCCACGCCCGACGACGCGATTCGGCCAACCGCTGCGGACATCGGTGCGCTCGGCGTCATCGCTCGGACCAGCGTGATCTTCCATCTGTCCGGTGCGCGTGGCACTGCAGACGTGCTCAAGCCCCTGCGGCTGACGGGTGCCGCACTCGGGTCGTTCCACCCACTTCAGAGTCTGGCTGTCCCGGCGACGGCTGTCGAACGCCTGCCTGGTTCCTTCGTCGGTATCGAGGGCGATCCGCGAGCGGTCCGGGCGGCACGACGGCTGGCGCGATTTCTCGACATGACACCCGTGGCCATTCCGGAACGCGGACGGGCCGCGTACCACGCTGCGGCCACCTTCGTTTCAGGCTACGTGACCGCCTTGTACGGAACGGCCGTGGAGATTGCGGTCGAGGCCGGAGTCGAGGCCCGGGCCGCCCGCCGCATGTTTCGTCCGTTGCTCGAGGGAACTGTGGCGAATCTGGGCTTGTTGCCGCCGGCGCGTGCCATGACGGGCGCGGTGCCGCGGGGCGATCTGGCAACCGTCGAAGCGCACCTGGCTGCGCTGCACGGCGAGCACCGCGAGGTCTACGCAGCGATGGGTCGTGCAGCGGCTGCGCTGGCCCGAACCCTGCCTGATGCGTCGCCCCGCCTGGACGCGATTGTGCGAACCCTGAGCGGGAAGCCTCGCGGACGCCGGTAG
- a CDS encoding PDZ domain-containing protein, which translates to MTRFKTFLVGLVAVGAFFLGGWLLRKGLTPVAPAPAPVASVGGTRLFNSVLQTVRAYAVDSLDESGVYRLAASGVLGELGDPYAGLVSDRDTAAARGRIGPAPVQGLYLDLADGFVAAVSVVPGSPAAAAGIRSGDAILRVGETNIRSQSADEVAALIDGRPGTTVSLRLGREGATSALRLELTRGSVPAFPDATLQTLEDGTTHLRAYRIDRAAIAALEEALRAGGPGRPGLVIDLRGAVEGTLGDAVTFATRLLDRGQSVVIVRRRPADDSTAAAGDAETRHVDTPVVVLVDRGTAGAAEVVAGALQDHDRAVIVGETTFGRAGRASFFPLGGGLSLRLTTELWVTPSGRVIQRTSPLQQSDASVDTVEVRPEFRTGGGRVVLGGGGVVPDREITSTGEVSTQADPAMAVARQLLAGAPDRKSLIAALTSN; encoded by the coding sequence GTGACGCGGTTCAAAACATTCCTGGTCGGGCTGGTTGCTGTCGGCGCGTTCTTCCTGGGCGGCTGGTTGCTCCGCAAGGGCCTGACCCCGGTCGCGCCCGCGCCCGCTCCGGTGGCCTCGGTCGGGGGCACCCGCTTGTTCAACTCGGTGCTGCAGACGGTTCGGGCGTACGCGGTCGACTCGCTCGACGAATCGGGGGTCTATCGCCTGGCCGCGTCCGGCGTGCTGGGTGAGCTGGGCGATCCCTATGCAGGACTGGTGTCCGATCGTGATACGGCAGCGGCGAGGGGACGGATCGGTCCCGCACCGGTGCAGGGCCTCTACCTCGATCTCGCTGATGGGTTCGTCGCTGCGGTCTCAGTAGTGCCGGGATCGCCTGCGGCCGCGGCCGGGATCCGGTCGGGCGACGCGATCCTTCGGGTCGGCGAGACGAACATCCGGTCACAGTCTGCCGATGAGGTCGCCGCGCTGATCGACGGCAGGCCTGGTACGACAGTGTCCCTGCGGCTCGGTCGCGAGGGTGCAACGAGCGCCCTGCGGCTCGAGCTGACGCGAGGAAGTGTGCCGGCATTTCCGGACGCCACCCTGCAAACGCTGGAGGATGGCACCACCCATCTGCGTGCCTATCGAATCGATCGGGCTGCGATTGCTGCCCTCGAGGAAGCCCTGCGCGCCGGCGGGCCCGGGCGTCCCGGCCTGGTGATCGATCTTCGCGGTGCCGTCGAGGGCACCCTCGGCGATGCCGTGACCTTTGCCACCAGGCTGCTCGACCGTGGTCAGTCCGTCGTCATCGTCAGGCGGAGGCCGGCCGATGATTCGACGGCGGCTGCCGGTGACGCCGAGACCAGGCACGTCGACACGCCGGTCGTGGTCCTGGTCGATCGTGGCACCGCCGGCGCCGCCGAGGTCGTGGCTGGCGCGCTGCAGGATCATGACCGCGCCGTAATCGTCGGCGAGACGACTTTTGGTCGGGCCGGTCGAGCGTCCTTCTTTCCGCTTGGTGGCGGCCTGTCCCTGCGCCTCACCACCGAGCTGTGGGTCACGCCCAGCGGGCGAGTAATCCAGCGCACCTCGCCGCTTCAGCAGTCGGATGCCTCGGTTGACACCGTTGAGGTTCGACCCGAATTCCGAACCGGGGGAGGGAGGGTCGTGCTGGGCGGCGGCGGCGTGGTCCCCGACCGCGAGATTACCAGCACGGGAGAAGTCAGCACGCAGGCTGATCCGGCCATGGCGGTGGCGCGCCAACTGCTGGCCGGGGCGCCGGACCGGAAATCACTGATCGCCGCCCTGACCAGCAACTGA
- a CDS encoding YlbF family regulator, with protein sequence MIEERALDLGRLIGQSTEYQALRRSEQALKDDSETVAKLDQIQTLARQIDGLVSQGQMPDEAMTQSYEEAVKALELSVVGQAYVVARANFDKLMNRVNQQMSAGIERGATSNIITLG encoded by the coding sequence ATGATTGAGGAACGTGCGCTCGACCTGGGCCGCCTGATCGGCCAGTCGACCGAGTATCAGGCCCTTCGTCGGTCGGAGCAGGCCCTCAAGGACGATTCCGAGACGGTGGCCAAGCTCGACCAGATTCAGACGCTGGCTCGGCAGATCGACGGGCTCGTTTCCCAGGGGCAGATGCCCGACGAGGCAATGACCCAGTCGTACGAGGAAGCGGTCAAGGCGCTCGAGCTGTCGGTGGTCGGGCAGGCCTATGTCGTGGCCCGCGCCAACTTCGACAAGCTGATGAACCGAGTCAATCAGCAGATGTCCGCCGGGATCGAGCGCGGCGCCACCAGCAACATCATTACGCTGGGCTGA